The Mycolicibacterium fluoranthenivorans genomic interval GCAGCCCGGCCAGCGCCCGCACCGCCAGCAGGGCGTCGCCGGACGAGCAACCGGCGATCTGGTCACCCTGCTCCGCGGGCGCCAAGTCGGCGAGCAGCAGGGCGAATTCCGCACCCTCGTCTTCGATTTCGCAGTAGTAGCTGTGCGGGACGGGTATCGACACCAGGTCGGCGACGTCGCGGTAGAAGGCGTGTTCGGAGCGGTAGCCGATCGCGACGCGATCCCGCACCCCGTCGTCCTGGGAGGGCAGCTTGATCGCGAAGCTGGCGGGCAACCCCACCTCATCGGTGTAACCGACCGACAGTCGGTAGGTCGCTCCGGTCTGGCCTGTCCCGATCGGGTTGAGCTCGAGGGTGCGGACCTCGGTGCCGAGGACACCACTGAGCCAGTCCGCCGTCACGTCATCGGGATTGCGCGGGATCACGAGCGGACAGTAAACCGGCTACTGACGCATGTCAACGATCTTTGACAAGCGTCAGCGCGGGTAGTAGCGGGGCGTGAACACCCGGTCTCCGTGCCACTGTGTTTGCGAGGACCCGATGATCAACATGCAGCGCATATCCACTTCAGCGGGGTTCAGCTCACCCAGGGTCACCACCCGCACCTGTTCGCGCGGACCGGCGACATCCCGGCCGATGACGACCGGGGTGGCAGGGTCGCGATGGGCAAGCAGCAGCTCTTTCATCGCACCGACCTGCCAGGTCCGGGTCTTGGACGCCGGGTTGTAGACCGCGATGGCCATATCGGCCGCGGCCGCCGCACTGACCCGCTTGGCGATGATGTCCCACGGCTTGAGCCGGTCGGACAGCGAGATGACGGCGTAGTCATGCCCGAGCGGGGCGCCGACCCGGCTGGCCACCGCCTGCGCCGCAGTCATTGCCGGGATCACCCGTACCGGCACGTCCGGCCACGCCTTGGCCTCTTCCAAGACGGCGGTGGCCATGGCGAAGACACCGGGGTCGCCGGAGGACACCACCACCACCGCCTTGCCCTGCTGAGCCAGCTCGCAGGCCAGCCGGGCGCGGGCCGGTTCATCGGTGTTGTCGCTGGGATGCCGGGTCTGGCCGGTACGGACGCCGACCCGATCCAGATAGGGGAAATAGCCGATGAGATCGGTGGCCCGGGCCAGCTCACGGCGGGTTTGCGGAGTGATCCAGTCCAGATCGCCGGGGCCCAGCCCGACCACCGCGACGCTGCCTTTTTTCGGGGCGAGCGAAGCGACGGGGGAATGACCCGGGGCGAGCGAAGCGACGGGGGACCGACCGTTCCGCGGATGGGCCGCCTCGCCGGGCACCATCACGATGGAGAAATAGGGGACCGATGCCTCGTCGACCTCGCCGGCGTTCAGTACGCGCTGCTGGTCAGTGCTCGCACGTTCCACATAGAAGGCGCGGTCCAGCCGTTTGGTGGCCGAAAGCGCTTCGCGCACCTCGGGATAGGACTTTCCCAGCTTCATGATGACGGCGGCGTCGGTATCGGCCAGCCGTCGCGTCAGCTCGGCGGCCGGGAGCGTGCCGGGCAGGATGGTCAGCACCTCGTCGCCCTGGACCAGTGGCGTACCGGTGGCGGCCGACGCCGCACTCACCGACGTCACACCCGGCACGATGACGGCGTCGAAGCGCTCGGTCAGCCGGGTGTGCATGTGCATATACGAGCTGTAGAACAGCGGATCGCCCTCGGCGAGCAGCGCGACATCACGCCCGGCATCCAGATGGGTGGCGATCCGCTCGGCGGCCTCGGCGTAGAAGTCCTCCATCGCCCCGGCATAACCGCCGGGGTGTTCGGTGGTCTCGGTGGTCACCGGGTACACCAGGTGCTCCTCGAGCTGGCCGTCGCGCAGATACGGCTCGGCGATCCGGCGGGCGATGCTGCGGCCGTGCCGGGCGCTGTGATACGCCACCACGTCGGCCGACCCGATCAGCCGGGCCGCCTTGACCGTGACCAGTTCGGGGTCGCCGGGGCCCAGACCGACGCCGTAGAGGGTGCCTTTGGTCGTCATTCGTGTTCACTCGCAATCGCATTCACCGCGGCGGCCGCCATCGCGCTGCCGCCCCGCCGGCCGGTCACCACCAGATAGGACATCCCGCGCGGGCGGGCGATCAGTTCGTCCTTGGACTGCGCCGAACCGACGAAGCCGACCGGACCACCCAGCACCGCGGCGGGCACCGGTGCGCCCTCGTCGATCAGCTCGAGCAGCCGGAACAGCGCGGTCGGCGCATTGCCGATCGCCAGCACCGCGCCGTCGAGCCGGTCGGCCCACAGGTCGACCGCGGCGGCCGAGCGGGTGCTGCCCAGCGTGGCCGCCAACTCGGGTGCCCGCGGATCGGCGACCAGCGACACCACCTCGTTGTCGGCGGGCAGCCGGGACCGGGTGATACCCGCGGCCACCATGGACGAGTCGCAGAGTATCGGTGCGCCCGCGGCCAGCGCGGTATGCGCCCGGGCGACGACGTCGTCGCTGAAGGCGACGTGCTCGCCGAGGTCCACCTGTCCGCAGGTGTGGATGAGGCGGACGACGACGCGCGACACGTCATCGGGGAAGCGGGTCAGGTCGGCCTCGGCGCGGATGGTCGCGAACGATTGCCGGTAGATCTCCGCGGCGTCGCGGACGTAATCGAGCACGAGATCACCCTACGGGTGACGGCCCTGGTAGCCGTGTCCGGTGGCGATCAGTACCTCTGCCCCCGAGGGACTGCCGCAGGCCCGTGGGCAGCCAACGAAATGACGGTGAACCCCCGGCGCGCCGTCGTTCAGCGCAGCCTGTGCGTCAGCACGCACATCAGAGAGAGATTTGTCACATCCGGGCCGTCCCGTGCAGGCACTCAGGCTCAGCCAGGGGGACGACTCGTCGAACACCAGCCCCAGGGGGGCGAGCACCCTCAGCGCCGTGTCGGCGACACCTTCGTCGAGATCGCTGATGACCACCGAGCGCCACGGCGTGATGATCAGTGGTGCCTCGACGGCGGCCAGGAATTCGGCCACCCGGGCCTGCAGCACTCCCAGCGGCACGGCGGCGCCGAGGCTGACCAACCCGTCACGCTGGGTGATCCAGCCCACCGGCGGGTGGGGGATGGCCGGGTAGTGCGGTCCCGGCCGTGCGCAGTCGAGCAGGACGGTCGCGTCGGCGAGTTCGGCGACGCGCCACGCGGTACCTTTGACCTGGACGAAGCGCTGCGCGACCGAGATCAGGGTCGGTACCGCCGCGCCGACCGGGATGCGCACGCCGCTGTCCCGGCCGGCCAGGATCACGGCGAAGGTGTCCGCGTCGACCGCGTGCACCCCGACATCAGGCCGCAGTCCGGATACGTCGCCGGTGCCGTCGTCGAGGGCGAACTGAAACCGTCCGGGCAGGCCGGCCAGTTCGGGGTAGGCGCACAGCTCGGCGTCGAGTTCGGTCACCAGCGGCCGGACGTCGAGAAGGCCGCCGCTGCGCCCGGACAGCGGGGAGGCGACGATGTTGCGTACCCGCTCATGCGTGGGCGACGGCAGCAGCCCGGCACCGGCAATCGCCGAGGCCACCGCGGCGGTATCCGTGATCGCCCTGATCTGGATATTGCCGCGCGAGGTGAGTTCCATTGCCGGTGAGCCGAATTGCTCGGCGGTGTGCGCGAGCGCGGCGAGTTGCGCCGGGGTGATCGCGCCACCGGCCAGGCGAATCCTGATCAGTGCACCATCGGCGGCCCGGTGTACCTGGAGGGCGCCGGGGCACGCATCGTCGTCACGGACCCGGGCCACGTCTCTACCGTACGACCTGCGTACCGGCACCGGTATGCGGCCACAACTCGAGTACCGGTCTACGCAATCGTCAATACTGCCGCGCTCGTAGTTTTGGACCATGCCCGCGATGTGGGCGAAGAAGCACGGGAAGTGATCGACATGACCAGCTTGACCAGTCACCTACCTCTCCATCTGCCGCACCCGGATGTGCGCAGGCTCGCCGATGCGGCACATGCCGCGGGAGCAAAAATCCATGCCGCGGTGGAACCGCACGAGCACCACGAATGCACACGCTACGAATTCCTGGAAGACGCGCTGCTGGCGCGGGAGATGGGCCGGCTCTAGCCACTCAACTGGCCAGCCGTACCGGGCTGACCACCTCCGAGTACCGCGACGCGTCACCGGCCACCGCCCGGCTGGGCTGCCCGCGGACATCGACCGGGATATCACCGGCCAGCGTCACCCGGCTCAGGTAGCGGAACTGGTCGTCGTAGTCGGCCACCGCGTAGTGCTGGGTGGCTCGGTTGTCCCAGATCGCCAGGTCACCGGGCGACCAGGTCCACCGAACGGTGTTCTCCAGCTTGATGACTCGGGCCTGCAGCAGGTTGAACACGGTTGCCGATTCGGTGGTCCTCAAGCCGATGAAGCGTGTGATGAAGTGTCCGAGCAACAGCACTCGCCGTCCCGTCTCCGGGTGCACCCGCACCACCGGGTGTTCGGTCTCGAAGTACTCGGATACGAACTCTTCGCGGTACTCACGGGTGTGGTCGGACAGTTTCTCCAGGTCGGCGGCGGCATCCGAGGCGTAGTCGTACTGATTGGTGTGTACCGCCCACAGGTTGTCCACCAGCGCCCGCAGCGGAGGCGGCAGCTGCTCGTAGGCCGCCTGGGTGTTGGCCCAGACGGTGGTGCCGCCGTAGTCGGGCAGGGTCACCGCGCGCAGTAGCGACGCCTTGGGAATCCGGTCGACGAAGGTGACATCGGTATGCCAGCTGTTGGCCTTGTCGTAGCGCGAATCGATGGGCAGGATGTGCGCGCCCCGGGAGGTCACCGTGGGATGGGCCCCGGTCGGGGTGCCCAGCAGGCCGGCGAACGCGAGCTGGCCGGCGTCGTCGAGATGCTCCTGGTTCCCGAAGAAGATGACCTTGTGCGTGAGCAGGGCGTCGTTGATGGCCCCGACGGTGGGACCGTCCAGATCGGCGGACAGGCGCACCCCGTCGATTCGGGCGCCGATATTCGCACCGAGTTTCGTGACGTTGATCGAATGGCGAGGACTCATCCGTCCATTGCGCCAGTCGGCGCGCATCCCGTAAATGGTTTGGCCAGGGCCGATCAGAAAGCCGAACGGTGCCGGCAAGTGCCAGGTCAACAGGCATCCCACGGGTATCGCTGTGAGGTGGCTCACGTCCGGCGGCGGCTGTCTCCTCCGGCACAGAAAGCCGGTACCTGCGGTCCCGGGAAGTAGATTTCAGCCAGAAGAAAGGAGTGACCAATGGTTTCACTCATCGCCATCGGAATCGGTGTGGCCCTCGTGTTCGGTGCCCTCGCGACGCCGTATCAGGATTCGTGGTACGGCCGCTGGAGCCGCTCGGAGCGCTGACGGCGCCGACCGGGCAGCGCAGGTCGTGCGGTACGAATAGACGGTGCCGTCTGTCCTGCTGCTGTCCACGTCCGATACCGACCTGATCACCGCCCGCGCCTCGGGCGCGGAGTATCGGTGGGCCAACCCGTCGCGGCTGCTTGAGGATGAGCTCGACGCCGAGCTCGCCACCCTGCTCGACGGTGTCGACGTCGCGATCGTGCGCATTCTCGGCGGATACCGCAGCTGGCAGCAGGGTATCGACGCCATCATCGGCAGCGGTGTCCCGACCATCGTGCTGTCGGGGGAGCAGTCGCCCGACGCCGAATTGATGCGGCATTCCACTGTGCCCGCGGGGGTGGCGCTGCAGGCGCACATCTATCTGGCCCAGGGCGGCACCGAGAACCTGCGCGGTCTGCACGCGTTCCTGTCCGACACCCTGCTGATGACGGGTATCGGTTTCGAACCGCCGGTCAGCATTCCCACTTGGGGTGTGCTGGAACGGGACGGTGCCGCAGTCGGCCCGACCGTGGCAGTGCTGTACTACCGCGCGCAGCATCTGGCCGGCAACACCGGCTATGTCGAGGCCCTGTGTGATGCCATCGACGCGGCCGGAGGCAGGGCGCTGCCGGTCTACTGCGCGTCGCTGCGCACCGCCGAACCCGAACTCCTGCAGTTGCTCGGCACCGCCGATGCGCTCGTCACCACCGTGCTGGCGGCCGGTGGCGCCACACCGGCCATGGCCACCGCCGGTGGTTCCGACGACAGCTGGAACGTCGCGCATCTTGCGGCCCTTGATATTCCGATCCTGCAGGGACTGTGCCTGACCAGTTCACGGGCCCGGTGGGCGGACAACGACGACGGTATGTCCCCGCTGGACGTCGCCACCCAGGTCGCGGTCCCGGAGTTCGACGGCCGCATCATCACCGTCCCGTTCTCCTTCAAGGAGATCGACGACGAGGGCCTGATCACCTATGCCGCAGACCAGGAACGCTGTGCACGTGTCGCCGGCCTGGCCGTCCGGCACGCGAGACTGCGTCACATCGCGCCCGCCGACAAGCGGGTCGCCCTGGTGTTTTCGGCATATCCGACCAAGCACGCCCGCATCGGCAACGCCGTCGGGCTGGACACGCCGGCCAGCGCCGTCGCGCTGCTGCGCGCCATGCGCCAGGCAGGCTACGACATCGGCGAGGTGCCCGGTGTCGATGCCGGGGATGGTGACGCGTTGGTGCACGCACTCATCGAACGCGGTGGCCAGGACCCCGACTGGTTGACCCTGGATGCCCTGGAGGCCAACCCGATCCGCGTCTCGGCCAAGGACTACCGGGCCTGGTTCGCCACTCTGCCGCAAGATTTCGCCGAAGCGATCGTGAAGCACTGGGGCCCACCGCCGGGTGAGCTGTTCGTCGACCGCAGTCGCGATCCGGACGGTGAGATCGTCATCGCCGCAATGCAGTCGGGCAATACCGTGCTGCTGGTGCAGCCGCCGCGCGGGTTCGGCGAGAACCCGGTGGCGATCTATCACGACCCCGATCTGCCGCCCAGTCACCACTACCTGGCGGCCTATCGCTGGGTGGATGACGGCTTCGGCAACTCCTTCAACGCGGATGCCGTCGTGCACCTGGGTAAGCACGGCAACCTGGAATGGCTGCCCGGCAAGACCCTCGGGCTGTCGGCGGGGTGCGGACCCGATGCCGCGCTCGGTGACCTGCCGCTGATCTATCCGTTCCTGGTCAACGATCCGGGCGAGGGCACCCAGGCGAAGCGGCGCGCCCACGCCACGCTGGTCGACCACCTGATCCCGCCGATGGCACGCGCTGAAACGTATGGCGATATCGCGCGTCTTGAGCAGTTACTCGACGAGCACTCCAATGTGTCCGCGCTGGACCCGGCCAAGCTGCCGGCCATCCGTCAGCAGATCTGGACCCTGATGCGCGCGGCCAAGATGGACCACGATCTGGGCCTGGAAGACCGTCCGGACGAGGACTCCTTCGACGACATGCTGCTGCACGTCGACGGGTGGCTCTGCGAGATCAAGGATGTCCAGATCCGCGACGGTCTGCACATCCTCGGCCAGGCGCCGGTGGGGGAGGCCGAACTCGATCTGGTCCTGGCCATCCTGCGCGCCCGCCAGCTGTTCGGCGGAGAGCAGACCGTGCCGGGGCTGCGGCAGGCGCTCGGGCTGGCCGAGGACGGCACTGCCGACAAGGCGAGCGTGGACGCCGCCGAGGCCCGCGCGCGTGCACTCGTCGCGGCGCTCCAGGCCGGTGGCTGGGACCGTGCGGCGGTCGACGGGCTGACCGAGGATCCGACGGTGGCCGCCATCCTGCGGTTCGCCGCCGACGAAGTGGTGCCCCGGCTGCGTGGCACCGACGGTGAGATCGACGCGGTGCTGCGGGCACTCGACGGGCACTACATCCCGGCCGGCCCGTCCGGGTCGCCGCTGCGCGGGCTGGTCAACGTCTTGCCCACCGGGCGCAACTTCTACTCCGTGGACCCCAAGGCGGTGCCGTCCCGGCTTGCGTGGGACACCGGGGTGGCCATGGCGGAGTCCCTGCTGGAGCGCTATCGCACCGATCACGGACGGTGGCCGGCCTCGGTCGGCCTGTCGGTGTGGGGTACGTCGGCGATGCGCACGGCTGGCGACGATATCGCCGAAGTGCTTGCGCTGCTGGGTGTCCGGCCGGTGTGGGATGACGCCTCGCGGCGGGTGGTGAGCCTGGAGGCGATCACGCTCGCCGAGCTGGGCCGTCCCCGGATCGACGTCACCGTCCGCATCTCCGGCTTCTTCCGGGATGCCTTCCCGCACGTGGTCACCATGCTCGACGACGCGGTTCGGCTGGTCGCCGGCCTGGATGAGGCGCCCGAGGACAACTACGTCCGGGCGCACAGCCAGGCCGACATCGCCGAACATCGTGACGAACGCCGGGCCACCACAAGAATTTTCGGGTCCAAACCGGGCACCTACGGGGCCGGGCTGCTGCAACTCATCGACAGCCGCAACTGGCGCGACGACAACGATCTGGCACAGGTCTACACCGCCTGGGGTGGTTTCGCCTACGGCCGGGACCTGGACGGCGCACCTGCCGCCGACGATATGAACAAGGCTTATCGGCGGATCGCGGTGGCGGCCAAGAACACCGACACCCGTGAGCACGACATCGCCGACTCGGACGACTATTTCCAGTACCACGGCGGCATGATCGCGACGGTGCGGGCGCTCACAGGTGCGGACCCGGCGGCCTATATCGGCGACAACACCCGGCCCGACGCCGTGCGCACCCGCACCCTCAGCGAGGAGACCACCCGGGTGTTCCGGGCCCGCGTGGTGAACCCGCGCTGGATCAACGCGATGCGTCGCCACGGCTACAAGGGTGCCTTCGAGATGGCCGCCACCGTCGACTATCTGTTCGGCTACGACGCGACCGCCCACGTGATGTCGGACTGGATGTACGAGCAGTTGAGCGCCTCCTACGTGCTGGACCCGGAGAACCGCAAGTTCATGTCCGAGTCCAATCCGTGGGCCCTGCACGGGATGGCGGAGCGGTTGCTGGAGGCGGCCGGCCGGGGGATGTGGGCGCAGCCGGAAGCGGACACTCTCGACGGGTTGCGGCAGGTGCTGTTGGAGACCGAAGGCGATCTGGAAGGCTGAGTTTCCCGGTGCTCCCGGGTGCCCACTAGATTCACAGTCATGGCTCTCACCTTCGCCGATGTCGCCAAGGCCGAATACATCCTGCTGACCACCTTCACGAAGGACGGCCGGGCCAAACCGACGGCCATCTGGGCGGCACCGGATGGGGACCGGCTGTTGGTCATCACCCAGGGCAAGTCCTGGAAGGTCAAGCGGATCCGCAACACCCCGCGGGTCACGGTCGCGATCTGTGATCGCCGCGGCAACGCCAAGAGTGAGGCGGTCGAGGCGACCGCCGCCATCCTGGACCAGTCCGAGATCGGCAAGGTCTACGACGCGATCGGGGCGCGGTACGGACTGCTCGGAAAGACGTTCAACCTGTTCTCCAAGCTGCGCGGCGGCATGAAGAACAATGTCGGCCTCGAACTCCGTGCAGCCGTCTAGTCGAGGCGCCGCGCGGCACGCAGATATCGGCAGGTTGGTGCTGACCTGTCCCGACCGGGCCGGCATCGTCGCCGCGGTATCGACCTTCCTGACCCGTGCGGGCGCCAACATCATCTCGCTGGACCAGCACTCCACCCAGCCTGAGGGTGGAACGTTCCTGCAGCGCACGGTGTTTCATCTGCCCGGACTCACCGCCGCGAGCCCTGAACTGGATCGGGAATTCGCCGAGCTCGCCGCCCGGTTCGATATCGACTACCGGTTCACCGAGGCCGCCAAGCCCAAACGGGTCGCCATCTTCGCCTCCACCGCCGATCACTGCCTGCTCGATCTGCTGTGGCGCAACCGCAGGGGTGAGCTCGATATGACGGTGGTGATGGTGATCGCCAATCATCCCGAATTGGCCGAGCAGGTGCGGGCGTTCAACGTGCCCTTCGTCTACATCCCGGCCACCCGCGACACCCGCGCCGAAGCCGAGCAGCGGCAGCTGGAACTGCTGCGGGGCAACGTGGATCTGGTGATACTCGCGCGCTACATGCAGATCGTCACGCCGGAGTTCCTAGACCAGATCGGGTGCCCGCTGATCAACATCCATCATTCGTTCCTGCCGGCGTTCATCGGCGCCAACACCTACCGTCGCGCCCGGGAACGCGGGGTGAAGCTGATCGGTGCGACCGCGCACTACGTCACGGCCGACCTCGACGAGGGCCCGATCATCGAACAGGACGTGGTGCGCGTGGACCACACCCACGCCGTCGAGGATCTGGTGCGCCTCGGCGCCGACGTCGAGCGGGCCGTGCTGTCCCGCGCGGTGCTGTGGCATTGCCAGGACCGCATCCTGCGCCATGACAACGAGACGGTGATCTTCTGACCGCATGGCTCGTCCGCGCGCAGGGCGCAGAATGAGCACATGGCCCCGACCTTCGACGACGTCCACCGCGAGAAGTACCTGCTCCTCACCACGTTCACCAAGGACGGCCGTCCCAAGCCCACGACCGTCTGGGGCGTGCCCCACGAGGGCAAGTTGCTGATCGCCACCGACGACGGTTCCTGGAAGACCAAGCGGATCAACAACACCCCGCGGGTCACCATCCAGAAGTGCGGCGTGCTGGGCAAGGTCAAAGGTGAACCGGTCGAGGCCGTCGCCCGCAATCTGCCGAAGACCGAGACCCGTCGGGTGTTCGACATGGTCACCAGGCGCTACTGGTGGCACGCGTGGTGGTGGATCCCGCAGGCCGTCCTGCGCGGCGGTGTCGACAAGGTGCATGCCGCGATCGAGGTTCAGGCCGTCGAGGCTTAGGAACCAGTTCGCGCTCTCGTGCGTTGACCGGATATGGCAATGCGACTGTTCCTCGTCTACGTCCTCGTCGAACTGGCGGTCGTCGTGGGCTTGGTGTCGACCATCGGGTTCGGGTGGACAGTGCTGGCCCTGCTGGCCGCGTTCGGACTGGGGCTGGCGCTGGCCGGTGCGCAGCTGACCCGTCAGCTCGCTCGCCTGCAGGGGGCACTGCGAAGCCGTTCTGATTCCCGCTTCGTTCGCCCCGGCGCGAACGACCCCTCGCTGGCCACCGACAGCGTGCTGATCGCGCTCGGCACGGTGCTGGTGGCCATCCCCGGTCTGGCCAGCTCGCTGGTGGGGGCGCTGCTACTGCTCCCGCCGACCAGGGTCGCCGCCCGACCGCTGGCCAACCGCCTGATCAATCGCCAGCTCAGCCGCGCGGTGCCGGTCATGGTCTACAGCAGCACCACCGCGACCACTGCACACGGTGATTACGTCGACGGCGAGGTCATCGACGTGGTCGACGAGGTGATCACCCCGACCCCGCTGGACCGCCGCGTCGACTGAGTACCCTGTCACCCTCGTGACCACTCTGCTACTCAACGGGCGCGTGCACAGCCCGGTCGCCCCCGATGCCACCGCCATGGCGGTGCGCGACGGCCTGGTCGTATGGCTGGGCTCCGATGACGCCGCCCGCAGCGAGTTTCCACTCGCCGAGGTGGTCGATCTCGCGGGTGCCTTCGTCGCTCCGGCGTTCGTGGACAGTCATGTTCACGCGACAGCTACTGGGTTGGCGCTGACCGGGTTGGATCTGCGCACCGCGCGGTCGGGCGCGGACTGTCTGCGCCTGGTCGCCGAGTATGCAGCCGCCCATCCCCACGGCATCGTCTGGGGACACGGCTGGGATGAGACGGCCTGGCCCGACGCAGCACCGCCGACCACCGCCGATCTCGACGCCGTGCTGGGTGGGCGGCCCGCCTATCTGAGCCGGGTCGACGTGCACTCCGCTGTGGCATCGACGGGTCTGCGCAGCACGGTCGCCGAACTGACGGCCGTACCCGGGTATCACCCGCAGCTGCCGCTGACCGCCGCCGCGCACCACGCCGCGCGGGCCGCCGCCCGGGACCTGCTGTCACCCGAGCAGCGCAAAGGTGCCCAGCATGCCGCACTGGATGCCGCCGCCGCCCTGGGCATCGCCGCCGTGCACGAATGCGCCGGCCCGGATATCGGCGGACTCGACGACTGGGATGCGCTGCGGTCCCTCGATCACGGTGTCGAGGTCATCGGCTATTGGGGTGAGGCGGTGGAAAGCGCCGAAGCGGCCCGAGCCCTGGTCGAACGCACCGGCGCGCGCGGGCTGGCCGGCGACCTGTTCGTCGACGGTGCCCTCGGGTCGCGAACCGCCTGGCTGCACGAGCCCTACGCGGATGCCCCGCACACCTGCGGCAACAGCTACCTGGACGCCGCGGCGGTCACTGCCCACCTGATGGCGTGCACCGAAGCCGGGGTCACGGCCGGATTCCACGTGATCGGCGACGCCGCCGTCACCACGGTGGTCAATGCCCTGCAGGTCGTGGCCGACCGGTTCGGGGGGCCTGCCGTCGCCCGTTGCGGGCACCGACTGGAACACCTGGAGATGGTCGATCCTGAGCAGGCCGAGCGGCTGGGTGCGGTGGGCGTCATCGCGAGCATGCAACCCAACTTCGACGCCCTCTGGGGCGGGCCGGACGGCATGTACGCCCAACGCCTCGGGGTTGACCGAGCCGGCAAACTCAACCCCTTCGCGCTGTTAGCATCCCAAGGCGTGCCACTCGCCTTCGGCTCCGACAGTCCGGTCACCGGGCTTGACCCGTGGCAATCCGTGCGCGCCGCCTCCGAACATCGCACCCCGGGCAGCGCGGTGTCCGCGCGCGCGGCGTTCTCCGCGGCAACACGCGGTGCGTGGCGGGCGTCGGGTGTGCGCGACGGAGTCACCGGCACGCTGGTGCCGGGTGCGCCCGCGTCCTACGCGGTCTGGGATGCCGGCGATCTGGAGGTGAGCATCCCGGCCACCGAGGTCGTGCAGCGGTGGTCCACCGATCCGCGATCCCGGGTGCCCGCGTTGCCGAGGCTGACACCGGAACGGTCGCCGCGCTGCCTGCGGACCGTGCATCGGGGTGTGGTCCTGTATGGCTGACACCGAGCCCGAAGTCGAGACGGAACCGGAAACCGAAGCCGAGACGGCAGCCGAAACCGAGCCAGAAACCCAGCCGGAACGCAGCGGCCCTGGACGGCTGGCCCGGCTCGGCGCTCGGTTGCGCCAGATCACGCTGCCGCGGCTGCCCAGGTTTGCGGTGTCGCTGGTGGCCGGCCTGCTGATGTGTGCGAGTTTCCCGCCGTGGGGCTGGTGGTACTGCGCATTTCTGTCGCTCGCGCTGCTGGGCTGGGTGCTGACCCGGACTCAGACCACCCGCGCCGGCGGGTTCGGCTACGGGCTGGTGTTCGGTCTGGCGTTCTACGTCCCGCTGCTGCCATGGATCGGCAATCTGGTCGGCACCCTGCCGTGGCTGGCGCTGGCGTTGCTGCAGGCGCTGTTCCCCGCACTGTTCGGGCTGCTGGCAGTGGTGGTGCGCGAGCTACCCGGCTGGCCGGTGTGGTTCGCCGCCGAGTGGGCGGTCGGGGAGTGGCTCAAATCCGTGGTGCCGTTCGGTGGTTTTCCGTGGGGTGTCGTCGGCTTCGGTCAGGCCGGTGGGCCGCTGCTGCCGCTGGCGCAGGTCGGCGGCGCACCGCTGGTGTCGGCCGCCGTGGCGCTGGTCGGGTTCAGTCTCACCGCGATCGCACTGGAGATCGTGCTGTGGTGGCGGCGCAGTCACCCCGATCATGCCGCGGCGTCCTCCGACGCCGCCCGTCCCGAGGTCGTGTTGCCCGGAGTGTGCCTGTCCGTCGTACTCCTGGGCACTGCGCTGGTGTGGCCCGGCGTCCACAAGGCCGGCGCCGGTTCCGGTGAGCACCCGTCGGTGACCGTCGCGGCGATCCAGGGCAACGTCCCGCGTCTCGGGCTCGATTTCAACGCCCAGCGGCGGGCGGTGCTGGACAACCACGTCAACGAGACCCTGCGACTGGCCGAGGATGTCCAGGCCGGCCGCGCGCCGCAGCCCATGGTCGTGATCTGGCCGGAGAACTCGTCGGATATCGACCCGCTGATCAATGCCGACGCCGGCGCGGAGATCTCCGAGGCAGCCCGGGCCATCCATGCGCCGATCCTGGTCGGCACCGTCCTGCGCGCCCCCGGCTTCACGCCGGAAACCCCCGTCGCGACCAATACGG includes:
- a CDS encoding precorrin-2 C(20)-methyltransferase, whose amino-acid sequence is MTTKGTLYGVGLGPGDPELVTVKAARLIGSADVVAYHSARHGRSIARRIAEPYLRDGQLEEHLVYPVTTETTEHPGGYAGAMEDFYAEAAERIATHLDAGRDVALLAEGDPLFYSSYMHMHTRLTERFDAVIVPGVTSVSAASAATGTPLVQGDEVLTILPGTLPAAELTRRLADTDAAVIMKLGKSYPEVREALSATKRLDRAFYVERASTDQQRVLNAGEVDEASVPYFSIVMVPGEAAHPRNGRSPVASLAPGHSPVASLAPKKGSVAVVGLGPGDLDWITPQTRRELARATDLIGYFPYLDRVGVRTGQTRHPSDNTDEPARARLACELAQQGKAVVVVSSGDPGVFAMATAVLEEAKAWPDVPVRVIPAMTAAQAVASRVGAPLGHDYAVISLSDRLKPWDIIAKRVSAAAAADMAIAVYNPASKTRTWQVGAMKELLLAHRDPATPVVIGRDVAGPREQVRVVTLGELNPAEVDMRCMLIIGSSQTQWHGDRVFTPRYYPR
- a CDS encoding precorrin-8X methylmutase, which produces MLDYVRDAAEIYRQSFATIRAEADLTRFPDDVSRVVVRLIHTCGQVDLGEHVAFSDDVVARAHTALAAGAPILCDSSMVAAGITRSRLPADNEVVSLVADPRAPELAATLGSTRSAAAVDLWADRLDGAVLAIGNAPTALFRLLELIDEGAPVPAAVLGGPVGFVGSAQSKDELIARPRGMSYLVVTGRRGGSAMAAAAVNAIASEHE
- the cobG gene encoding precorrin-3B synthase, giving the protein MARVRDDDACPGALQVHRAADGALIRIRLAGGAITPAQLAALAHTAEQFGSPAMELTSRGNIQIRAITDTAAVASAIAGAGLLPSPTHERVRNIVASPLSGRSGGLLDVRPLVTELDAELCAYPELAGLPGRFQFALDDGTGDVSGLRPDVGVHAVDADTFAVILAGRDSGVRIPVGAAVPTLISVAQRFVQVKGTAWRVAELADATVLLDCARPGPHYPAIPHPPVGWITQRDGLVSLGAAVPLGVLQARVAEFLAAVEAPLIITPWRSVVISDLDEGVADTALRVLAPLGLVFDESSPWLSLSACTGRPGCDKSLSDVRADAQAALNDGAPGVHRHFVGCPRACGSPSGAEVLIATGHGYQGRHP
- a CDS encoding TauD/TfdA dioxygenase family protein, which translates into the protein MSPRHSINVTKLGANIGARIDGVRLSADLDGPTVGAINDALLTHKVIFFGNQEHLDDAGQLAFAGLLGTPTGAHPTVTSRGAHILPIDSRYDKANSWHTDVTFVDRIPKASLLRAVTLPDYGGTTVWANTQAAYEQLPPPLRALVDNLWAVHTNQYDYASDAAADLEKLSDHTREYREEFVSEYFETEHPVVRVHPETGRRVLLLGHFITRFIGLRTTESATVFNLLQARVIKLENTVRWTWSPGDLAIWDNRATQHYAVADYDDQFRYLSRVTLAGDIPVDVRGQPSRAVAGDASRYSEVVSPVRLAS